A single genomic interval of bacterium harbors:
- a CDS encoding PEP/pyruvate-binding domain-containing protein, with the protein MNNTSDSMQDRQVLQDEQIRRLCTRAGSLLDHYGICHGIINTPGIDTHALAWVFTYVRLFALKEIRQDMRHNYQTKDISHLQNELSMSLARAYAGTLSSPPEKDRALDRVFIRNIINFIPRGGGNGDELRLFILDIMRRHGIREGHRPGIDDPFLEQWHQKLHSNCTSEDITICEAYIAFQETNSRDFFYQILWDRGRISRDFLRNMARPLTHEPRYMPQLVPDLKHLLWILKQIHGSSQNLHYLLHVSRWQFDGELFSMLEDVENNFGAWWLPGKIIDCRERLRHYLRSDCPRDPLMIDVALDNIYKASIERIDLRTLSGDDLVNLILLTLRNVQLTYDHEKTASCIGLWRRIKYVPDGHAWSREWGLQALAALTYIQSIIHSYTDELSEFIQPKARTIGESCAIGESSITHFAEEVVRSQNTLCLSKLIDTLFPMVRRTAQVGCWKIISQGRGSATGMLGVAESLRSIQGTSSDHHSQIMLVNTVEGIEEIPPWASAILTLSDVDILSHIAIRCRSSRVILCTCYERDAFERLTLCQGRGVTVSIENGTVHCREAAAGGDKAIAVTLAEDREDSRVTGGRGNGSKSGNLARLREKLSSFITVPSSAVIPYEVFEQTLHGNPESLSVFNELTSQLCSDPENYPHLLPRIRGVIHDLTVPADLARFIQKEITGQEGIVSRWSQPLEKALISHIKMVWGSVWNERAYLSRLARNITSDQVHMRVLVQKTIPADYSFIIHTHNPISGSSSEILSEIVVGLGETLAGNSPGTPWGVVSTRKEHRHMITSYPSKQTALFDSRQDESGSESCIVRSDSNDEDLSDSPGAGLYDSYFINKPAPVLVRYDQEKLFWDTGFQRFLFDSIAQVAEEIEGIMKCPQDIEGMYANGSFYVVQTRSQIV; encoded by the coding sequence ATGAATAATACCTCTGATAGTATGCAGGACCGGCAGGTACTTCAGGATGAGCAGATCAGGCGGCTCTGCACAAGGGCCGGGTCCCTGTTAGACCATTACGGCATTTGTCACGGCATAATCAATACGCCCGGTATTGACACTCATGCCCTGGCCTGGGTCTTTACCTATGTAAGGCTGTTTGCCCTGAAAGAGATCAGGCAGGACATGAGGCATAACTATCAGACCAAGGATATATCTCACCTGCAAAATGAGCTGTCGATGTCCCTGGCCAGGGCTTATGCCGGTACGCTCTCCTCCCCGCCTGAAAAAGACAGGGCACTCGATCGGGTGTTTATCCGGAACATCATCAATTTTATTCCCCGGGGAGGGGGCAATGGAGATGAGCTTCGGCTGTTCATTCTGGATATCATGAGGCGTCATGGCATACGGGAGGGGCATCGGCCCGGGATCGACGATCCGTTTCTCGAACAGTGGCATCAGAAGCTGCACAGCAATTGTACTTCCGAGGATATCACGATTTGTGAAGCCTATATCGCCTTTCAGGAAACGAATTCACGAGACTTTTTTTATCAAATCTTATGGGATCGGGGGAGGATATCGAGAGATTTTCTCCGGAACATGGCCAGGCCCCTGACCCATGAGCCCCGGTATATGCCGCAACTGGTGCCGGACTTAAAGCATCTGCTCTGGATATTGAAGCAGATCCACGGCAGCTCACAGAATCTTCATTACCTCCTGCACGTGTCACGGTGGCAGTTTGATGGGGAGCTTTTCTCCATGCTGGAAGATGTCGAGAATAACTTCGGTGCCTGGTGGCTGCCGGGAAAGATTATCGACTGCCGCGAAAGGTTAAGGCATTATCTTCGCAGCGACTGCCCGCGCGATCCGCTCATGATCGATGTTGCCCTCGACAATATCTACAAGGCATCGATCGAGCGAATTGACCTTCGCACCCTGAGCGGCGATGACCTGGTGAACCTGATCCTGCTGACCCTCCGGAATGTCCAGTTAACCTACGACCATGAGAAAACAGCCTCCTGTATCGGATTGTGGAGGCGGATAAAATACGTTCCTGACGGCCATGCATGGTCGCGGGAATGGGGATTGCAGGCCCTGGCTGCCCTGACCTATATCCAGTCGATCATTCATTCGTATACGGATGAGCTCTCTGAGTTCATCCAGCCCAAAGCCCGGACAATCGGAGAATCCTGTGCTATCGGTGAATCCTCTATCACCCATTTTGCCGAGGAAGTGGTCCGGAGCCAGAATACCCTGTGCCTGTCAAAGCTTATCGATACCCTCTTTCCCATGGTCAGGAGAACGGCCCAGGTCGGCTGCTGGAAAATCATCAGTCAGGGCCGGGGGAGCGCGACCGGAATGCTCGGCGTGGCTGAGTCGCTGCGTTCCATTCAGGGTACATCATCGGACCACCATAGCCAGATTATGCTGGTGAATACCGTGGAGGGCATCGAGGAGATTCCCCCCTGGGCAAGCGCTATACTCACCCTGAGTGATGTCGATATATTATCCCATATTGCAATCCGCTGCCGGAGCTCCAGGGTCATATTGTGCACCTGCTATGAACGGGATGCATTTGAAAGACTTACCCTGTGTCAGGGCAGAGGAGTGACTGTCTCAATCGAAAACGGCACGGTTCATTGCCGTGAGGCTGCTGCCGGAGGGGATAAGGCCATTGCTGTCACTCTTGCGGAAGACAGGGAAGACAGCAGAGTCACCGGCGGCAGGGGCAATGGTTCCAAGTCAGGCAATCTGGCCAGGCTGCGGGAAAAACTCTCCAGTTTCATCACGGTGCCATCTTCGGCTGTCATACCCTATGAAGTGTTTGAACAGACGCTTCACGGCAACCCCGAATCACTATCAGTATTCAATGAATTAACGTCACAGCTTTGCTCTGATCCGGAAAATTACCCGCATCTCCTGCCCCGCATCCGAGGGGTAATCCACGATCTTACTGTGCCCGCAGATCTTGCCCGGTTTATTCAGAAGGAAATCACCGGGCAGGAGGGAATTGTCAGCCGCTGGTCACAGCCACTGGAGAAGGCCCTTATTTCCCATATCAAAATGGTATGGGGCTCGGTATGGAATGAACGGGCCTATCTCAGCCGGCTTGCACGGAACATCACGAGTGACCAGGTCCATATGAGGGTGCTCGTTCAAAAGACCATTCCTGCTGATTATTCATTTATCATCCATACCCATAACCCGATATCCGGCAGCAGCTCCGAGATATTATCCGAGATTGTGGTCGGGCTCGGTGAAACCCTGGCCGGTAATTCACCGGGGACACCCTGGGGTGTTGTTTCGACCAGAAAAGAACACCGGCATATGATTACCTCCTACCCCTCGAAACAGACAGCCCTCTTCGATTCCCGGCAGGATGAAAGCGGGAGTGAATCATGCATCGTCCGATCCGATTCCAATGACGAGGATTTATCCGACTCTCCGGGGGCCGGGCTGTATGACAGCTATTTTATCAATAAACCCGCTCCTGTCCTGGTACGGTACGATCAGGAAAAGCTATTCTGGGACACAGGCTTCCAGCGCTTTTTGTTTGATTCGATCGCTCAGGTGGCTGAAGAGATCGAAGGTATCATGAAATGCCCGCAGGATATCGAAGGAATGTATGCCAACGGCTCTTTTTATGTGGTTCAAACCCGCAGTCAGATTGTATAG
- a CDS encoding PAS domain S-box protein — protein sequence MTKLISSDKTSNNSPDERNVDKFTILNVDDDDAGRYAIGRILQKAGFAVKEAATGRQALEMAGKIMPDLVLLDVHLPDISGFEVCKMLKADPATALIPVLHLSATYMDSHSRVAGLEGGADAYLTHPVEPPVLIATIKALLRMHQAETRVVTAARKWQITFDTISDGVCLLDEEGKIVQCNQAMIKLLDKPPDEITGKKCGELIGCEKLDSEGACYQHLRETGRRESFDWQFHDRWFHMSLDPVMDEAGLFSGAVQIITDITLEKRSQEERERLYRLLEAEQSRLEAVVQQMPAGVSIAEAPSGKLVLSNEQVEKIWRHPPLKSASIEQYSEWKGFHPDGRPYQHEEWPLARSIRTGEVVMNEEIAILRGDGSCGTISISSAPIRDRDGQIVAGVVTISDITERRKVELELERYHHHLEELVKERTSDLMAANEKLRQEIEERRRAEEKLRESELKYSTVVEQARDWVVIVQDGVFQFSNQAVTCLTGYSVEEILGRPLLDIIAPEYRNLVAERYALRSVGKDVPSPCEVKIQAKDGAVKDAEISAGTIQYQARPATVIIIRDITERKRLEEERQRAERLESIGILAGGIAHDFNNILTSIIGNISLARMYAKSESRIHGLLTETEKSSFQARDLTQQLLTFSKGGAPVKKTASIRELLREVSTFALRGSRVKAEFFLAEDLWPVEVDTGQISQVINNLVINAKQAMPDGGIVRVTAENVTMGPGSENDTPLLAGKYIRISVEDQGSGIPAEHLQNIFDPYFTTKEKGSGLGLATSYSIIRKHDGYINVRSRLGVGTVFTMYLPAVPEKAAAVSETRTFPASFRRGQGKVLVMDDETTVRNVVTHMLRFLGYEAEAAIDGNEAIDLYKKARESGHPFDAVIMDLTVQGGMGGEQAIQKMHEIDPGVRAIVSSGYSNDAILADFRRAGFSGIIAKPYKVEELAEVLHQVIGGKK from the coding sequence ATGACGAAATTAATTTCATCAGACAAGACATCAAACAATTCACCCGATGAGCGGAATGTTGACAAATTCACTATCCTGAACGTCGATGACGATGATGCCGGACGCTATGCCATTGGACGGATCCTGCAAAAGGCCGGGTTTGCGGTCAAGGAGGCGGCAACCGGCAGGCAGGCGCTGGAGATGGCCGGAAAGATTATGCCCGATCTGGTCCTGCTCGATGTCCATCTTCCCGATATCAGCGGATTCGAGGTCTGCAAGATGCTCAAGGCTGATCCAGCCACGGCCCTGATACCGGTCCTCCACCTGTCGGCAACCTATATGGACAGCCATTCCCGAGTGGCAGGTCTGGAAGGGGGGGCGGACGCATACCTGACTCACCCGGTCGAGCCGCCGGTATTGATTGCCACGATCAAAGCCCTTCTCCGGATGCACCAGGCGGAAACGCGGGTGGTGACCGCTGCCCGGAAGTGGCAGATTACCTTCGACACCATCAGCGACGGTGTTTGCCTGCTGGATGAAGAAGGGAAAATCGTTCAGTGCAACCAGGCCATGATAAAGCTGCTGGACAAACCGCCGGATGAGATCACCGGCAAAAAGTGCGGGGAGCTCATCGGGTGCGAGAAGCTCGATTCGGAAGGGGCCTGTTATCAACACCTGCGGGAGACCGGTCGCCGGGAGTCGTTCGACTGGCAATTCCATGACCGGTGGTTCCATATGAGCCTTGATCCGGTCATGGACGAAGCGGGCCTATTCAGCGGCGCTGTCCAGATCATCACCGACATCACCCTGGAAAAGAGGTCTCAGGAGGAGCGCGAGCGGCTGTATAGGCTGCTGGAAGCGGAGCAGAGCCGGCTTGAGGCCGTGGTGCAGCAGATGCCTGCCGGTGTGAGTATTGCAGAGGCCCCCTCGGGAAAGCTCGTGCTCAGCAATGAGCAGGTGGAGAAAATCTGGCGGCACCCTCCCCTGAAATCTGCTTCCATCGAGCAGTACAGCGAGTGGAAAGGGTTTCACCCTGACGGCAGGCCCTATCAGCATGAGGAATGGCCGCTGGCACGTTCCATCCGCACCGGCGAGGTGGTCATGAACGAGGAGATTGCCATCCTTCGCGGTGACGGCTCCTGCGGCACCATAAGCATCAGTTCTGCACCGATCCGGGACCGGGACGGGCAGATAGTGGCCGGAGTAGTGACCATTTCCGATATCACCGAGCGCAGGAAGGTGGAACTGGAACTGGAGCGCTACCACCATCACCTTGAGGAACTGGTGAAGGAGCGAACCAGTGATCTTATGGCAGCCAACGAGAAGCTGCGTCAGGAGATCGAAGAACGCCGCCGGGCAGAAGAGAAACTGCGGGAGTCGGAATTGAAGTATTCGACCGTGGTCGAGCAGGCCAGGGACTGGGTGGTCATCGTCCAGGATGGAGTTTTTCAATTCAGCAACCAGGCCGTAACCTGTCTTACCGGCTATTCTGTGGAAGAGATCCTCGGCAGGCCCCTGCTGGATATCATTGCCCCCGAATACCGGAATCTGGTAGCCGAACGGTATGCTTTGCGCTCGGTCGGTAAAGATGTTCCTTCTCCCTGCGAGGTGAAAATTCAGGCAAAAGATGGTGCGGTCAAAGATGCCGAAATATCTGCCGGAACTATCCAGTATCAGGCCAGGCCTGCCACCGTGATCATTATCCGGGACATCACCGAGCGCAAAAGACTGGAGGAGGAGAGACAAAGGGCTGAGAGACTTGAATCGATCGGGATTCTGGCCGGAGGGATAGCTCACGACTTTAACAATATCCTGACCTCCATTATCGGCAATATCTCGCTGGCGAGAATGTATGCCAAATCTGAGAGCAGAATTCACGGGCTGCTGACCGAAACGGAAAAATCATCCTTTCAGGCCAGAGACCTGACTCAGCAACTGCTTACTTTTTCCAAAGGCGGAGCACCGGTCAAAAAAACCGCTTCGATCCGGGAGCTCCTGCGGGAAGTTTCCACCTTTGCCCTGCGGGGCTCCAGAGTGAAAGCCGAATTCTTCCTGGCCGAAGACCTGTGGCCGGTTGAAGTCGATACCGGACAGATCAGCCAGGTCATCAACAATCTGGTCATCAATGCCAAACAGGCCATGCCCGATGGGGGCATAGTCAGGGTGACGGCCGAAAACGTGACAATGGGGCCGGGGTCAGAAAACGATACGCCCCTGCTGGCGGGCAAGTACATCAGAATATCCGTCGAAGACCAGGGGAGCGGCATACCGGCTGAACACCTGCAGAATATATTCGATCCGTATTTCACGACCAAGGAAAAAGGATCGGGCCTGGGACTGGCCACCAGCTATTCGATTATCAGGAAGCATGACGGATATATCAATGTCAGGTCCAGGCTCGGCGTCGGAACGGTGTTTACCATGTATCTCCCGGCCGTTCCGGAGAAGGCCGCAGCAGTATCAGAAACCCGGACCTTCCCCGCAAGCTTTCGACGCGGCCAGGGGAAGGTTCTGGTTATGGATGATGAAACGACCGTTCGAAACGTTGTCACTCATATGCTCAGATTTCTCGGCTACGAGGCTGAGGCGGCCATTGACGGCAATGAAGCGATTGACCTGTACAAAAAGGCAAGGGAATCAGGACACCCCTTTGATGCAGTGATCATGGACTTGACCGTGCAGGGAGGCATGGGAGGCGAGCAGGCCATCCAAAAAATGCATGAGATCGATCCTGGAGTGCGGGCCATCGTTTCAAGCGGCTACTCCAACGATGCCATTCTGGCTGATTTCCGCCGGGCAGGCTTTTCCGGCATCATCGCCAAGCCATATAAGGTCGAGGAACTGGCCGAAGTGCTGCATCAGGTGATCGGAGGGAAGAAATAA
- a CDS encoding STAS domain-containing protein has translation MERTYGSRIPILKVGHLLLVSIQFDLHDQMAMDLQADLLESVRRTGARGVLLDISALNVVDSFIGRMVANIAKMSRILGAETVVVGMRPTVAITLVELGVSLQGVHTALNVEKGVNLLRSILDEQIRGGQWQP, from the coding sequence ATGGAACGTACCTACGGGAGCAGGATTCCTATCCTGAAAGTCGGTCATCTCCTCCTGGTGAGCATCCAGTTCGATCTGCACGATCAGATGGCCATGGACCTTCAGGCTGACCTGCTGGAGAGCGTCAGAAGAACCGGAGCCCGCGGCGTGCTGCTGGATATTTCAGCCCTGAATGTAGTGGATTCTTTTATCGGCCGGATGGTGGCAAATATCGCCAAGATGTCGAGGATACTTGGCGCCGAGACTGTAGTGGTCGGCATGCGTCCGACAGTAGCCATCACTCTGGTCGAGCTTGGTGTCTCCCTGCAAGGAGTTCATACCGCTCTGAACGTTGAAAAAGGGGTGAACCTCCTCCGGTCCATACTCGATGAGCAGATCAGAGGGGGGCAATGGCAGCCATAA
- a CDS encoding zinc ribbon domain-containing protein, giving the protein MPLHEFHCQECGMDFESLVRENESVQKCPKCGSPKVEKKMSFFENLFQRGKKSFDQCSPFS; this is encoded by the coding sequence ATGCCGCTCCATGAATTTCACTGCCAGGAATGTGGTATGGACTTTGAGTCACTGGTAAGGGAAAACGAGTCTGTTCAAAAGTGCCCGAAATGCGGCTCTCCCAAGGTAGAAAAGAAAATGTCATTTTTTGAAAACCTTTTCCAGAGAGGGAAGAAATCCTTCGATCAGTGTTCTCCCTTCAGTTGA
- a CDS encoding anti-sigma regulatory factor, producing MAAIRKQETLSVSSSESVVRIRQAVRAWAIELGFSLVDQTKIVTAASELARNIVDYAGSGTVLLEAVTGETGRQGLRLTFEDHGPGIPDVELALKDGYSTRGGLGLGLGGSRRLMNEFQITSRVGEGTRVVVTKWR from the coding sequence ATGGCAGCCATAAGGAAGCAGGAGACCTTGTCGGTCAGCTCTTCTGAAAGCGTTGTCCGGATACGGCAGGCCGTCCGCGCCTGGGCTATTGAGCTGGGTTTCAGCCTGGTGGACCAGACCAAGATCGTTACAGCCGCCAGCGAACTGGCCCGCAACATCGTGGACTATGCAGGCAGCGGAACCGTGCTGCTGGAAGCCGTCACCGGCGAAACCGGACGGCAGGGACTGCGCCTGACCTTCGAGGACCACGGCCCCGGTATTCCTGATGTTGAGCTGGCCCTGAAGGATGGCTACAGCACGAGGGGAGGTCTTGGCCTGGGTCTTGGCGGCTCCCGGAGGCTGATGAATGAGTTTCAGATCACCTCCCGCGTGGGAGAAGGTACGCGGGTGGTCGTTACCAAGTGGAGGTAA
- a CDS encoding ATP-binding SpoIIE family protein phosphatase — MLRQIAWPIINQSQAAEARRMAVEMAKNLGFDETVTGKVAIVATEAARNLVKHAGRGELIIRHLEVESMKGIEIMTLDRGPGMANVSQCMADGYSTSGSPGIGLGSICRLSSLFDIYSEQGTGTALVAQIWAKPLPKGHPLSGIETGAICLSKPGEDVSGDSWAQVCQPGKCLFLVTDGLGHGPLAAEASLTAQRVFRANTRLDPGRILEAIHAALWSTRGAAVVVSRLNLARRIVVFTGVGNISSQIITAEKTTHLASYNGTAGGEISRIRQLTYPWPEGAVLIMHSDGLAAHWKLSQHPGLIRKHPSLIAGILYRDYTRGTDDVTVLAVKESGQWSAKRVINGQ, encoded by the coding sequence ATGCTTAGGCAAATAGCCTGGCCGATAATCAACCAGAGTCAGGCCGCTGAAGCGCGGCGGATGGCTGTTGAGATGGCGAAAAATCTAGGCTTCGATGAGACCGTTACCGGAAAGGTAGCGATTGTGGCTACCGAGGCGGCGAGGAACCTGGTCAAGCATGCCGGGAGGGGTGAGCTGATTATCCGGCATCTCGAAGTTGAGAGCATGAAAGGTATTGAAATCATGACCCTGGACAGGGGGCCGGGCATGGCCAATGTCAGCCAGTGCATGGCTGACGGCTATTCCACGTCCGGCAGTCCGGGGATCGGCCTTGGGTCGATCTGCCGCCTTTCCAGCCTGTTCGACATCTATTCCGAACAGGGAACCGGAACAGCCCTGGTGGCACAAATATGGGCAAAGCCCCTGCCCAAAGGCCATCCGCTATCCGGTATCGAGACAGGTGCGATTTGCCTGTCCAAGCCCGGCGAGGACGTCTCCGGCGACAGTTGGGCGCAGGTCTGTCAGCCGGGGAAATGCCTCTTTCTGGTGACCGACGGCCTGGGGCATGGCCCATTGGCAGCCGAAGCTTCTCTGACCGCGCAGAGGGTATTCAGGGCGAATACCCGCCTTGATCCCGGTAGAATACTTGAAGCTATCCATGCCGCCCTCTGGAGCACACGGGGGGCAGCCGTAGTTGTGTCGAGACTGAACCTGGCCCGGCGGATTGTTGTCTTTACCGGAGTGGGGAATATTTCCAGTCAGATTATCACTGCTGAAAAGACCACTCATCTGGCCTCATATAACGGCACCGCAGGAGGAGAAATCAGCAGGATCCGGCAGCTTACCTATCCCTGGCCGGAAGGTGCGGTTCTGATCATGCACTCCGATGGACTGGCTGCCCACTGGAAGCTCAGCCAGCATCCCGGCCTGATACGCAAACACCCCAGCCTGATCGCCGGCATCCTGTACCGGGATTATACCAGGGGGACCGATGATGTTACTGTGCTGGCAGTGAAGGAAAGTGGCCAGTGGTCAGCAAAGAGAGTGATCAATGGCCAGTAG
- a CDS encoding response regulator has product MSITIFSMEIHSERDVVLVRQRAGQIAGALGFRDLDQTHISAAASEIARNALIHGGGGKAAYLIEGRAPQMFLMRISDQGPGIIDVQAALEGRCVKGTDERYVKGAEGTEKGMGILRARRLVEYFHIESGPGRGTIVLLGNPLPAGAPLVTGDNLTRIALILAEKTPEDPFAATIRQQHRELLRTLDELRRRQDELACVNRELEDTNRGIMALYAELEEKAEHLRRSDQLKSRFLSDMSHEFRTPIKSILALGQILLDRTDGDLTGEQEKQLNFIIKAAQGLLTLINDLLDLGRIEAGKTTLNLNKFEAADLFGGIRGIIRPLLVNEAVDLIFEDPVDIPALYTDEGKVSQILRNFLSNALKFTEAGEVRVSAGYNDVDRSVTFSVADTGIGIASEDQERIFEEFIQLPNPLQRTRGTGLGLSLSRKLAAMLGGTITLKSQPGKGSTFSLTIPAVHGELARQIPREVEKQQQRIDLTRYPVLVIEDDPTTLYTYEKFLAGSGFQLIPATGLAEARQSLKQVRPMAVILDILLPDECGWCFLAELKENEATWDIPVLIVSNVNDPQKGMVLGAEDYCVKPVRRQWLLNKLRLLESRMPMDKVLIIDDQEISRYLLKGLLADTRYRVIEATGGQEGLRLAASEQPQVIFLDLIMPEMDGFEVLDRLKADPATRDIPVIIVTAKDLEEEDRKRLAQGALDIISKGVPRNEAIDRIRETLLKVLQSKEPGGNTSSNNV; this is encoded by the coding sequence ATGAGCATTACCATTTTCAGCATGGAGATTCATTCAGAGCGCGATGTCGTTCTGGTGCGGCAGCGGGCCGGGCAGATAGCCGGGGCTCTTGGGTTCAGGGACCTGGATCAGACCCACATCTCTGCCGCTGCCTCGGAGATCGCCCGCAATGCCCTGATACATGGGGGAGGAGGCAAGGCTGCATATCTGATCGAAGGCCGGGCGCCGCAGATGTTCCTCATGCGAATCAGTGACCAGGGGCCGGGGATCATCGATGTGCAGGCTGCTCTGGAAGGACGATGTGTGAAAGGAACCGATGAACGATATGTGAAAGGGGCCGAAGGAACCGAAAAGGGGATGGGCATTCTCAGGGCCAGGCGCCTGGTGGAGTATTTCCATATTGAATCAGGCCCTGGCCGGGGAACGATCGTGCTGCTGGGAAATCCCCTGCCGGCGGGTGCGCCGCTCGTGACCGGGGATAACCTGACCAGGATCGCTCTCATCCTGGCGGAGAAGACGCCGGAAGACCCGTTTGCCGCAACTATCCGGCAGCAGCACCGGGAGCTTCTGCGCACGCTGGATGAGCTTCGCCGTCGCCAGGACGAGCTGGCCTGCGTGAATCGCGAACTGGAAGACACCAATCGCGGGATCATGGCCCTGTATGCCGAGCTTGAAGAAAAGGCCGAGCATCTGCGCCGGTCCGATCAACTGAAGTCCCGCTTCCTCTCGGACATGAGTCATGAATTCCGTACCCCGATCAAGTCGATCCTGGCCCTTGGTCAGATTCTGCTCGACCGCACCGACGGGGACCTGACTGGGGAGCAGGAAAAGCAGTTGAACTTTATCATCAAGGCAGCCCAGGGTCTCCTGACCCTGATTAACGATCTTCTGGACCTGGGCAGGATTGAGGCCGGCAAGACCACGCTCAATCTGAATAAATTCGAGGCGGCTGACCTTTTTGGCGGTATACGGGGGATTATACGCCCGCTTTTGGTTAATGAAGCCGTGGACCTTATATTCGAAGATCCCGTGGATATACCTGCGCTTTACACCGATGAAGGCAAGGTTTCCCAGATTTTGAGGAACTTCCTCTCCAATGCCCTTAAATTTACCGAGGCAGGCGAGGTTCGCGTATCGGCAGGCTACAATGACGTGGACAGGAGCGTAACCTTTTCCGTGGCTGATACGGGGATCGGGATTGCATCCGAGGACCAGGAGCGGATTTTCGAGGAATTCATCCAGTTGCCAAATCCTCTTCAGCGAACCAGGGGGACGGGCCTTGGGCTGTCGCTGTCCCGGAAACTGGCTGCGATGCTGGGAGGCACTATCACCCTGAAAAGCCAGCCGGGAAAGGGATCGACCTTTTCCCTCACTATCCCGGCGGTCCATGGGGAACTGGCCCGGCAGATACCCCGGGAAGTGGAGAAACAGCAGCAGCGAATAGATCTGACCCGTTATCCGGTGCTGGTGATTGAAGATGACCCGACAACTCTGTACACATACGAGAAGTTCCTCGCCGGATCAGGTTTTCAGCTCATCCCGGCCACAGGTCTGGCGGAAGCCCGGCAGTCGCTCAAGCAGGTCCGGCCAATGGCCGTCATTCTGGATATTCTGCTGCCGGATGAGTGTGGCTGGTGTTTCCTGGCCGAGTTGAAGGAGAACGAGGCCACCTGGGACATTCCTGTCCTGATAGTCAGTAATGTCAATGATCCGCAAAAAGGGATGGTCCTGGGAGCGGAAGACTATTGTGTCAAGCCGGTACGGCGGCAATGGCTTTTGAACAAGCTCCGGCTCCTGGAGAGCCGGATGCCGATGGATAAGGTTCTGATTATTGACGACCAGGAGATTTCCCGCTACCTGCTGAAAGGTTTGCTGGCTGATACGCGCTACAGGGTTATCGAGGCAACCGGCGGGCAGGAAGGGCTTCGCCTGGCGGCCAGCGAGCAGCCGCAGGTTATTTTCCTCGACCTGATCATGCCGGAAATGGATGGCTTCGAAGTCCTGGACCGGCTGAAAGCTGATCCCGCTACCCGCGATATCCCGGTTATCATTGTCACGGCCAAGGACCTGGAAGAAGAAGACCGCAAGCGCCTGGCTCAGGGGGCATTGGATATTATCTCCAAAGGAGTGCCGCGCAATGAGGCCATTGACCGGATCAGAGAGACCCTGCTGAAGGTCTTGCAGTCGAAGGAGCCAGGTGGTAATACAAGTAGTAATAATGTTTAG